From a single Nicotiana tabacum cultivar K326 chromosome 8, ASM71507v2, whole genome shotgun sequence genomic region:
- the LOC107759988 gene encoding peroxidase 3-like — protein sequence MATYSSVGFLVLIFVGILGSSHGQLQLNFYSKSCPKAEKIIQDYVQKHIPNAPSLAAALLRMQFHDCFVRGCDASVLLNSTKSTGNQTEKVAIPNQTLRGFSFIDGVKKIVEAECPGVVSCADIVALVARDSVVVTGGPYWNVPTGRRDGRISNASEALADIPAPTSNFTRLQSSFAKKGLDLKDLVLLSGAHTIGVSHCPSFSSRLYNFTGTFDTQDPSLDSEYAANLKAKKCKSINDNTTIVEMDPGSFRTFDLSYFKLLLKRRGLFQSDAALTTSSTTKSYINQLVKGSLKEFYAEFAQAMEKMGRIEVKTGSNGEIRKQCAFVN from the exons ATGGCTACATATAGTTCTGTGGGTTTTCTAGTATTGATTTTTGTAGGAATCCTAGGGTCTAGCCATGGCCAGTTACAACTCAACTTCTATAGCAAGAGTTGCCCAAAAGCAGAGAAGATTATTCAAGACTATGTCCAGAAGCACATTCCTAACGCTCCGTCTCTTGCAGCTGCCTTACTCAGAATGCAATTTCATGATTGCTTTGTCAGG GGTTGTGATGCTTCTGTGCTGCTGAATTCCACAAAGAGTACAGGAAATCAGACCGAAAAAGTGGCAATCCCAAATCAAACACTGAGAGGATTCTCCTTCATTGATGGTGTGAAGAAAATAGTGGAAGCAGAATGCCCCGGAGTTGTCTCTTGTGCTGATATTGTTGCCTTGGTTGCTAGGGACTCTGTAGTTGTAACA GGAGGTCCATATTGGAATGTTCCAACGGGTAGAAGAGATGGAAGAATATCAAATGCATCAGAAGCCTTAGCAGACATTCCAGCTCCAACTAGTAACTTCACCAGACTTCAGTCATCTTTTGCCAAGAAGGGTCTTGATCTAAAAGACTTAGTCCTATTGTCTG GTGCTCACACTATTGGAGTTTCTCATTGCCCATCATTTTCCTCACGTCTGTACAATTTCACTGGAACTTTTGATACTCAAGATCCATCTCTGGACAGTGAATACGCGGCCAATCTTAAGGCCAAGAAATGCAAATCCATTAATGACAATACAACAATAGTTGAGATGGACCCTGGTAGTTTCAGGACATTTGATCTTAGTTACTTCAAGCTTTTACTCAAGAGGAGAGGTTTATTCCAATCTGATGCAGCCTTAACAACAAGTTCTACGACAAAATCATACATCAACCAACTTGTAAAAGGATCACTCAAAGAGTTCTATGCTGAATTTGCTCAAGCCATGGAAAAAATGGGAAGAATTGAAGTGAAGACAGGTTCTAATGGTGAAATTAGAAAGCAATGTGCATTTGTGAATTAA
- the LOC107767275 gene encoding peroxidase 27-like, with amino-acid sequence MATFKFLTFLILQIFCILKGANSQGVEVGFYKKTCPNVEAIVKQTTAHYISRAPTLAAPLLRMHFHDCFVRGCDGSVLLNSTKGNQAEKDAIPNQSLRGFQVIDAAKSALEQECPGIVSCSDILALAARDAVELINGPTWAVPLGRRDGRVSILLDALKNLPTPFDNFTTLKTTFGSLGLNVKDLAVLSGGHTIGMSHCFSFSSRMYNFTGKGDTDPKMDQNYIGRLKIKCKPGDVTTIVEMDPGSFKSFDTDYYTMVSKRRGLFASDAALLTDSQTKAYVLSQLNPYASTFFKDFGESMIKMGKIGVLTGKAGEIRKHCAFRN; translated from the exons ATGGCAACATTTAAGTTTCTTACATTTCTTATTCTTCAGATTTTTTGCATCTTGAAGGGTGCTAATTCACAAGGAGTGGAAGTAGGGTTCTACAAGAAAACATGTCCAAATGTGGAAGCAATTGTCAAACAGACAACAGCTCACTACATTTCTCGTGCTCCAACCCTAGCTGCTCCTTTGTTGAGAATGCATTTTCATGATTGTTTTGTTAGG GGATGTGATGGTTCAGTGCTACTGAATtcaacaaaaggtaaccaagctGAGAAAGATGCAATTCCAAACCAAAGCCTAAGGGGATTCCAAGTAATTGATGCTGCTAAATCTGCTTTAGAGCAAGAGTGTCCTGGCATTGTGTCTTGCTCTGATATTTTAGCCTTAGCAGCCCGTGATGCTGTTGAACTG ATTAATGGACCAACTTGGGCAGTTCCCTTGGGAAGAAGAGATGGGAGAGTTTCAATTCTCTTAGATGCCTTAAAGAATTTGCCAACTCCTTTTGATAACTTCACTACTCTTAAAACAACATTTGGCTCCTTGGGCTTAAATGTAAAAGACCTTGCTGTTTTATCAG GAGGACACACTATTGGAATGTCACATTGTTTTTCCTTCTCAAGTCGTATGTACAATTTCACTGGCAAAGGTGATACAGACCCAAAGATGGATCAGAACTACATAGGTCGTTTGAAGATCAAATGCAAGCCAGGAGATGTGACCACCATCGTCGAAATGGACCCTGGAAGTTTTAAGAGTTTCGACACTGACTATTACACCATGGTTAGCAAAAGAAGAGGGTTGTTCGCATCTGATGCAGCCCTTCTTACTGATAGTCAAACAAAAGCTTATGTCTTGTCCCAGCTAAATCCCTATGCATCCACTTTCTTCAAGGATTTTGGAGAATCAATGATAAAGATGGGCAAAATTGGCGTCCTTACTGGGAAAGCAGGCGAAATCAGAAAACACTGCGCCTTTAGAAACTAA